One Polynucleobacter sp. SHI8 genomic window, TTACCAACAATCAACTTAGAGTCAGGTGGAATCGTAATCGGACCACCATCCCCAACCACTTGCAATCCTGCCTGCGTGATTAAAATGCCAGCTGGCGACACCTCAAATGAACCATTTCTGGTATAGGCTTCAGAGCCATCTTCTGATCGAACGGCAATCCAGCCTGGCCCCTGTAGGGCAACATCTAGATCACGACCAGTTTGCGATATCGGCCCCATAGAGAAGCTTGTACCAACCGTAGCATTAGATACTTGAGTTCTTGTTTTTAAAGATCCCGGTCCCATTACAGGTATCGCCTGAAATGAATCAATCTGCGCACGAAATCCATTTGTATTAGCATTCGCTAAATTTTGTGATGTCGTAGCCTGCTGTTCCATGGCCTGGGAGGCTCCAGTCATTGCAGTGTAGATTAACTTATCCATAGCTTCTTATGCGCTCTTAAATTACTGACCGATACCAATAATGGTCTGCATCACTTGGTCTTGACGCTTGACCACTTCAGAGTTTGCTTGATAAGTTCTTTGTGCAGAAATCAACTTAATCATCTCTGAGGTAAGATCAACACCAGCAGTTTCAATCGATGAACCTAATACCTGACCTGCACCACCTTTACCCGGCTGATTAATAATTGGCGATCCTGAAGCGGCAGTTTCAACAAACTGATTGTTGCGATCTTGCGCTAAATTCGTTTCACTTGGAAAAGTGGCTAATACTACCTCTCCAACAATACGCGATTGACCACTCGAGTAATTTGCATATAAAGTTCCGTCTTTATCAACAGAAACACTCTGAAATTGACCAGTTGGGAAGCCATCTTGTTGCGTCGATGCCAAGAAATCTGAAGCATATTGTTGAGTTCTTGTGATATCAAGATTGAATTGTGCATTAGGTTGTGATGTTTGCGATACTACTACTGAGCTATCCGTATATTCAAGTCCAAGGCGAATCCGCGTGGGATTTTCATTATTTATGCTTACCGGTACTAGCGTTCCTGGAACATAACCAGTTCCACCTGGTTGATACAGTTGGTATCCGCTCAATGTGCCTGATTGACCAAACTGTAACGTCGCTGTAGGTGAATACGCCGTACTCGCTGGAACTGCAGGAACATATCCTGGTTGTCCTAGCGTTCCAGAAGCTGGAGTGCCAGGCGTAAAGATTGAGTTAGTTGACTGAGTGACGCTACCATCAGTGCTTTGAATGCTTGTGTATAAATCCCACGAACCTGGACTTCTCTTCACATAATAAGACTGCAAAGTATGCGATGAACCTTGTTGATCGTAAATTGTACTAATAGTGGTACTAGTATAAGTATCAGCATTTGCTGGGTTAAATGGGTGTTGTGCATTTGAAATAGATGGGTAACGCGAATCCAAAAGTAGATTCATAGTTGCATTTTCAGTGGCTTTAGGAGCAGAATTGCGCGTGTCTACTTGCAATTGCTTCAGAGTACCAACACTCACATTACTACTTGCATCAACTCCATATCCAGTCAGAATATCTCCAGATGGATTCGTAATATATCCATTTTTATCTAAATTAAATGAGCCATCTCTTGTGTATCCATAACTATTGTCACTGGGTCTAAATAAACGATAAAAACCTTTACCGTTGACTGCCATATCTAAACTATTACTAGATGTTTGAACCGTTCCTTGAGTAAAGAGTTGACGTGAACCCGCTACACGAACTCCATTTGACCCGCCTGATGGTGAACTGCTGGCTAAAACATCCGAGAAGTCAGAGCCTTTAAATCCCGTAACTCCTGAGTTTGAAATATTATTACCAATCACAGCAAGTCTTAAAGATGCTGAATTTAATACTGATGGATCAATTTTAAATGCCATTTGAATGCTCCCTTATATTCAAAAATTACTTAACTAGACGAACGCTATTAACATCAACGTCGCCAGAATGATTTGTGTTTAATTTAACTCCTGTACTGCTCATCGAAACGCTATTCACTAAGCTGTAAGCAAGAGTCGCTGCTTGAACTTGTTGATTATTTGCCGAAGCAGATACTGCAAATTTATATTGGCCATCGGGCATGGTTTGACCTGCATCATTTTTTCCATCCCAAGTGATTTGATTAGTGCCCGCAACGCCAGCACCAATTCCAAATGTTCTCACTACACTGCCATTAATGTCTTTAATTTGAATCATGGTTGAGTCAGAGGCTGAGGCTAAATCTACCCCCATTTGAGCACTACCATTTGTTAGGCTTAAACTTGATCCAGGTGCCAAAACTATTCTACCAATAAAGCTTGTAGATTGTAAGTTTTGAGATGCCTGCAATTGTGTTTGCAATGCTGCAACTGTCGTATTAAGTTTATTAATACCCTGCACTGTATTTAACTGCGCAATCTGACTCGTCATTTGAGAGTTATCCATTGGATTTAATGGATCTTGATTTTGCATCTGTGTAACTAGCAACTTCAAAAAAGTGTCCTGTTGTGCTGCAACACTATTTGGATCATTGGTACTTGATGAAGAAACTGTACTATGTGCTTTTGAAGCAGGAGTTACGTTGTAATTATTACTCGTGATAACAGATGTAGGCATGATTTATCCTTATTGACCGATCGTTAATGTTTTTAACAACATCGACTTAGCTGCATTCAT contains:
- a CDS encoding flagellar hook protein FlgE, giving the protein MAFKIDPSVLNSASLRLAVIGNNISNSGVTGFKGSDFSDVLASSSPSGGSNGVRVAGSRQLFTQGTVQTSSNSLDMAVNGKGFYRLFRPSDNSYGYTRDGSFNLDKNGYITNPSGDILTGYGVDASSNVSVGTLKQLQVDTRNSAPKATENATMNLLLDSRYPSISNAQHPFNPANADTYTSTTISTIYDQQGSSHTLQSYYVKRSPGSWDLYTSIQSTDGSVTQSTNSIFTPGTPASGTLGQPGYVPAVPASTAYSPTATLQFGQSGTLSGYQLYQPGGTGYVPGTLVPVSINNENPTRIRLGLEYTDSSVVVSQTSQPNAQFNLDITRTQQYASDFLASTQQDGFPTGQFQSVSVDKDGTLYANYSSGQSRIVGEVVLATFPSETNLAQDRNNQFVETAASGSPIINQPGKGGAGQVLGSSIETAGVDLTSEMIKLISAQRTYQANSEVVKRQDQVMQTIIGIGQ
- the flgF gene encoding flagellar basal-body rod protein FlgF, producing MDKLIYTAMTGASQAMEQQATTSQNLANANTNGFRAQIDSFQAIPVMGPGSLKTRTQVSNATVGTSFSMGPISQTGRDLDVALQGPGWIAVRSEDGSEAYTRNGSFEVSPAGILITQAGLQVVGDGGPITIPPDSKLIVGKDGTLSTLIPGIVPAAVNALGRIKLVNPPEENMVRGDDGLFRLKQGGVAPLDPNLTLVGGALEGSNVNLVDSMVRMVNLARSYDTQITMIKTAQDNAAKSSQIMNLNS
- a CDS encoding flagellar hook assembly protein FlgD; this translates as MPTSVITSNNYNVTPASKAHSTVSSSSTNDPNSVAAQQDTFLKLLVTQMQNQDPLNPMDNSQMTSQIAQLNTVQGINKLNTTVAALQTQLQASQNLQSTSFIGRIVLAPGSSLSLTNGSAQMGVDLASASDSTMIQIKDINGSVVRTFGIGAGVAGTNQITWDGKNDAGQTMPDGQYKFAVSASANNQQVQAATLAYSLVNSVSMSSTGVKLNTNHSGDVDVNSVRLVK